The nucleotide sequence GGTGAAATTCGAACGACGGGGGCAAAGCCAAGTGGCCCCTGGATGGTCGGCATTCAGGCGCCCGATCAAGCGATGAATCGTCCCGCGATTGCCCACGGTTTGACTAACGCGGCGATCGCAACATCGGGCGATTACCGAAACTTTTTCATGATCGATGGCGTTCGGTATTCCCATACGATTGATCCGCGAACGGGACGCCCGGTTAAGCACGACGTCGCCTCCGTTTCGGTGATTACCGACGATTGCATGTCGGCCGACGCATGGGCCACCGCGATCAATGTGCTGGGGCCAAACGCAGGTATCAAAGCCGCCAAAGCCGAAGGCCTGGATGTGTTGGTGATCCATCGCAACGAGGATGGTTACGACGCAGCGGCCACCGGTCAGTTCCAAACGTATGTCGATCAGTTGACGACGGTTAAAGTTTCGAATGATGCGAATCCCAAGGACGAATCTTCCTTGGTTGCACGTGTCCTGCCATTGGCGGTCGTCACGGCTGTGTTTATGGGAATCGTTGTCACCGGCATGGCCGTCGGCGTGATGTTCGGACGGCGTGCGATTAGCGGAAGTTGTGGCGGGCTGAACAGCAAAACCAACCCCGATGGATCCACCAGCTGTTCGCTTTGCAGCAACCCCAGCGATGCATGCAAGGAACTACGCGAAAAGATGCAGGCGGAAAAACCAGCCGCCGAAAACGTGACTTCTTGATCGTTCCTTGCGGTCACGGATCGAACGTGAATCGGCGCCGCGGTGGGAACCACCGTTATGAATTGCGGGCCAACAGTTCACTGATGTCCAAAAGATGGACTTGGCGACCGTCTTGATGTGGGCTGTCGATGGCCACCTGCGTGCCGTCTTCGCTGCAACGCGGGTGCGTGTCACAACGCCATTCACCCGTGTAAGCACGTGGTGATGGGAAATGTCCGAGATCGAATCGACGGCCGCTGGGAACGTGATACAGGTACACCGTTTGACGGCGGTCGTGTTTGGACGGATAGGTGTCGTTTAAAATCCAATCACCGTGGTCGCCGCGCAAATACGTGTTGTGACCATTGGTCTTCATCACCCCGACACCCACCGGGGTCACTTTGTCCGTGCGATCGACGAAGTCATAAAAGCCGTCGGCCATCCCAATCGGTCGCGTCCACATCGTGACGACTTCGTCATCTTTCCAGATGAAGTGGGACGTTTTTCCGGAAGGATCCAATTCATACAAGTCGTTGCCGTCCATATCGGCGGTCAACATCCGCGTCACAAAACCGCCCTTGTATTGCAACGTCGGGGGATCAAATTCCGGGCGGAATCGATGCAACACGATAAAACGCGTGCCGGACGGATTGATCAACAAATGGTTGAAATAGTGCCACGCTTCGTCGTGCGTCTGGCCATCGTGCCAGGGCATTGCGGCGACACGGTCAAGTGAAAGGATTAAACGGCTGTCGCCTGTTTCCAAGTCAACTTTCCAGACGCCCGATTCCTTTGGGCTCCGCTGATCGACAAAGGGATCGGCCAGTCCGTCATAGCCGTATCCCGGACGCAGGTTATCGATGCGACGAAAATCCGCAGACAAACCAAAGCGACCGTCGTCACTAATCGTATAAATCGGCCGATCAATCGTTCGCGTTCGTCCCGATTTCAAATCGTGAATGCGACACACGAACTGGTCACCCTGGCGGTCGTTCCACAGGACACGACGTCCGTCGCGTCCGATCCATTGCAACATGCAACCTTGCTGCCATCCCCACGCGTTGGACACACCAAGTGGCACCCAGCGGTCACCGGCGGCGGTGTCGACATAGCCGACGTCGATCGAATCGTTTCCCGTGGGGGAACGCCCTTCGAAATTCACCCGGTTTGAAAGCACCTTCGTCCCCGTCGGGTCGAATTCTCGTTTGTCGTAATATCCGAACCAGTGGTGCCCCGGCGGCTTGGTGATCTGACGGCACGGCACCATCGTTTCCAGCTTGCCGATCCCCTGCGAATCGGCTCGTGCGTCAGAAAAGGCACACGTCGACAACGAAGCCGCGGTCGCGGCACGACAGAACTGGCGTCTTGTGATTGGCATGGTGGGGCGGCCGTGAGCCGGGCCCAGGAAAGGGGGAAGGGCGGGACGTGATCAATCACCGCTGTTACTTGGTGACCATGCAGGCCAAACCGGTGATGGAACCACCAAGATATCCGTTTGACAACGCGTCTGCGGCCCGTGTCATCGCCAACCTGGGCGACGAGCCGGCGGTCAGCGGCAACGGAATCCACTTGTTTTAGCGTCAGTCGATCGCACGACCTCGCCGGGAGGAACCACTGCCAATGACGGGGGGCGTGGTCAAGACGGCCGGGTTATCGCTGCTCGCGATAGGTCGTGAAGCTCAAAAAGACCAGAATCAGGCCGAAAATGGCGAAGGTCAGGTCCATCAGCAGGCTGGCGTAGCCCAGCGGAGCGACATCTTCCATGCCGGCCAGGCCCATGATCGCATCGGCACCAAACAGCACGACGACCAGGATCGAAGCCACAAGGCTGATCAGACAAAGCGCCTTGGGCATCAACCAACCTCTTGAAGGGGATTAAAGGACAGAAATGCGGCCCGCCGGGACAGACCGTTGGATTTGCGTGGGAACTTCATCGGCAAAGTATAGTTGCCCTCGACGCATTTTCCCACGCCCGCCCAAGGTGTGCATTTTCACGAAAATTCACCGCTCGGACGGCTGTAAGGATTGCGACGAAAGTGCGATGTTGATTGCGATACTTCGTCCCGTCAACGCGGCATTTGGCCCATGAATTCGACGCCCGCCCCTGAAAATTCGTCATCCGCCCCCCCAACATCGACCGCCGACGACTTGCTGCGGCGCGATCCGTGGCTGTGGTGGCGAAACCAGATGCCGATCACGGCCAAATGGCATTATTTCGACCATGCCGCCGTGGCCCCCCTGCCCAAGCCCGCCGCCGATGCAATCACTAAATTTGCGACTCAGGCCAGTGAAGAGGGCGACACGGTTTGGCCACAGTGGCACGATTGCCAGGAAACCCTGCGTGGACAATTTGCCCAGCTGACCGGTGCATCGATCGACGAAGTCTGTTTGATTCCGAACACAACGACCGGCATCAACCTGGTGGCCGAAGGGTGGCCGTGGCAGCCGGGCGACAGCGTGGTGGTGCCCGAAGGCGAATATCCCAGCAATTTGCTGCCGTGGCTGAACCAACAGAGCAAGGGCGTGGACGTGCGAATCGTTCCCCGCCGCGATGGCCGCGTGGAAATCGATGACTTGTTCGACCGTGTCGACGATTCGACTCAGATGATCGCCGTCAGCTGGGTCGGATTTTCCAGCGGCTACCGGGTCGATCTGGAATCTCTGGTGCACCGGGCCCATCGCCGCGGCGTGAAAGTCTTTGTCGACGCGATCCAGGGCTTGGGAATGTACCCGCTGGATCTGTCCCAAATTCCTGTCGACTTTCTGGCGGCCGATGGTCACAAGTGGCTGCTGGGGCCCGA is from Crateriforma conspicua and encodes:
- a CDS encoding aminotransferase class V-fold PLP-dependent enzyme, whose product is MNSTPAPENSSSAPPTSTADDLLRRDPWLWWRNQMPITAKWHYFDHAAVAPLPKPAADAITKFATQASEEGDTVWPQWHDCQETLRGQFAQLTGASIDEVCLIPNTTTGINLVAEGWPWQPGDSVVVPEGEYPSNLLPWLNQQSKGVDVRIVPRRDGRVEIDDLFDRVDDSTQMIAVSWVGFSSGYRVDLESLVHRAHRRGVKVFVDAIQGLGMYPLDLSQIPVDFLAADGHKWLLGPEGAGVAVVAKRHLETLRCVGVGWHSVKESKAFTATDLDLRPTAARFEGGSANMVGFAALSASVELFLQVRRVHGAGAIADRVIGLVDGFEQMLRERGLICHTPVGSMHRTGIVIFEVPGVDAAKVRQAALDSSMVISCRGAGVRASIHAYNTLHELEQLADLAAGLAK
- a CDS encoding FAD:protein FMN transferase codes for the protein MNAFMHVATRSHFRVAALFLLVSLGIGQSRARGQQDLVSFAGQTMGTTYSIKIAPPHDSLPDDLRFQVDAELRTVNDQMSTYLKSSEISQFNASDSTDWFDVSDATALVVKRALEISELTDGGFDVTVGPLVDAWSFGPAPRSNQIPDDASLERLKAATGYSHLHVRLHPPALRKDIPDLRIDLSAIAKGHGVDRIVELLRSTGAENVFVEIGGEIRTTGAKPSGPWMVGIQAPDQAMNRPAIAHGLTNAAIATSGDYRNFFMIDGVRYSHTIDPRTGRPVKHDVASVSVITDDCMSADAWATAINVLGPNAGIKAAKAEGLDVLVIHRNEDGYDAAATGQFQTYVDQLTTVKVSNDANPKDESSLVARVLPLAVVTAVFMGIVVTGMAVGVMFGRRAISGSCGGLNSKTNPDGSTSCSLCSNPSDACKELREKMQAEKPAAENVTS